A region of Lycium barbarum isolate Lr01 chromosome 1, ASM1917538v2, whole genome shotgun sequence DNA encodes the following proteins:
- the LOC132606391 gene encoding uncharacterized protein LOC132606391, which yields MSAALECWSSRASMEEDMVEQILMSNNDRSEAPPENGCSATGSGKESSAMQKRLQRLSRNVSEAIASLKNSLNIESGRDPNPNPDRVETCRKHVWGSVVRGLTQLYPGSQLPEKLVSNIRKHYDSFPLSYGQAGFEMKDVFLHIRLIEQASAEDHPAIMIQEVSDDEVQGSIFKLTFACNSAISWPAMSGALDSASICCKKIQIFEKKGFTLGVVMLLVQSGKEKMFKARIENVLKSSIKKPKSTSMKKLPFGLCGNQEENTKNREYGDIEEDSGQPTYRNGFENSSPKVQLQMPLPTSLFTVSVDEWQTVLSGGEEIGKWLLSSDNLEFIDQIGPSTFKGVYKGKKVTIEKLRGCDKGIAYEFVLRKDLLELMTCGHKSLLQFFGVCINENHGLCVLTKLMEGGSVYDLLLKKKKLQTKEIIRIATDVAEGIKFMNDHGVAYRDLNTQRILLDKNGNVCLGDMGIVAACRSIDEAMEYETDGYRWLAPEIIAGDPESVRETWMSNVYSFGMIMWELVAGEVAYSAYSPVQAAVGIAACGLRPEIPKDCPQVLRSLMIKCWDSCPSNRPQFTEILSTLVRSSSNSNSKTR from the exons ATGTCAGCAGCATTAGAATGCTGGTCCAGTAGAGCAAGTATGGAAGAAGACATGGTTGAACAAATCCTAATGTCGAACAATGACAGATCAGAAGCCCCGCCGGAAAACGGCTGCTCAGCCACCGGCTCCGGCAAAGAGTCTTCGGCGATGCAGAAGCGGCTGCAACGGCTTAGCCGTAACGTATCGGAAGCCATTGCGTCGTTGAAAAACTCGCTTAACATTGAATCGGGTCGTGACCCGAACCCGAATCCGGACCGGGTTGAGACGTGTAGGAAGCACGTATGGGGAAGTGTAGTAAGGGGATTGACTCAGCTTTATCCTGGTAGTCAACTTCCTGAGAAGCTTGTTTCTAATATTCGCAAGCATTATGACTCTTTTCCACTCAG CTATGGGCAAGCTGGATTTGAAATGAAGGATGTATTTCTACATATTAGATTGATAGAGCAGGCATCCGCAGAGGACCACCCAGCCATTATGATACAAGAGGTGTCTGATGATGAAGTCCAAGGATCGATTTTCAAGTTGACATTTGCATGTAACTCCGCTATTTCGTGGCCAGCAATGTCCGGGGCGCTCGACAGTGCCTCAATTTGCTGTAAAAAGATACAGATTTTTGAAAAGAAAGGTTTTACATTGGGGGTTGTGATGCTTTTGGTTCAATCTGGGAAAGAAAAAATGTTTAAAGCTCGTATCGAGAATGTTCTTAAATCCTCCATTAAGAAGCCAAAATCTACTTCAATGAAGAAGCTACCGTTTGGGCTTTGTGGGAATCAAGAAGAGAACACGAAGAACAGAGAATATGGAGACATCGAAGAGGACTCTGGGCAGCCAACTTACAGAAATGGGTTCGAGAATTCGAGCCCAAAGGTCCAGCTTCAAATGCCTCTACCTACTTCTTTGTTTACAGTCTCGGTGGATGAATGGCAGACTGTATTATCTGGTGGGGAAGAGATTGGAAAGTGGTTATTGAGCTCTGATAATCTTGAGTTCATTGATCAGATTGGACCTAGTACATTCAAAGGGGTATACAAGGGGAAAAAAGTTACGATTGAGAAGCTCAGGGGGTGTGACAAAGGAATTGCGTATGAGTTTGTGCTTCGAAAAGATTTGTTGGAGCTGATGACTTGCGGCCACAAGAGTTTATTGCAGTTCTTCGGTGTTTGCATCAATGAAAATCATGGCTTGTGTGTTCTGACTAAGTTGATGGAAGGTGGATCAGTTTATGACTTGTTGCTAAAGAAAAAGAAACTCCAAACTAAAGAAATAATAAGGATTGCCACTGATGTAGCTGAAGGAATCAAGTTCATGAATGATCATGGAGTTGCATATAGAGATCTCAATACTCAGAGGATCTTATTAGACAAAAATGGGAATGTTTGCTTGGGTGATATGGGCATAGTAGCTGCTTGCAGGAGTATTGACGAGGCCATGGAGTATGAGACTGATGGTTATAGATGGCTAGCTCCTGAG ATAATTGCAGGTGACCCTGAAAGTGTTAGAGAGACTTGGATGAGTAATGTATATAGTTTTGGAATGATTATGTGGGAATTGGTGGCTGGCGAGGTAGCGTATTCTGCTTACTCGCCAGTACAAGCTGCTGTTGGAATTGCTGCTTGTGGCCTTAGACCTGAAATTCCAAAGGATTGCCCACAAGTTTTGAGATCTCTTATGATAAAGTGTTGGGACAGTTGTCCTTCAAATCGTCCTCAGTTCACGGAAATTCTGTCAACATTGGTACGTTCCAGCAGTAATAGCAACAGTAAGACTAGGTAA